DNA sequence from the Xanthobacter dioxanivorans genome:
CGCATCCATCAGGGTCTTGGACCACTTTTTTTCATTGGTCTTGAGCGTTTCGGTCTCGGTCTTTTTAGTCGCGGCTGCGGTATCCATCTCGGTGCCTCGTGGTCGGCGTCTGAGGTGAATATCGGCGCGGAAACGTCTGGAATCAATGGAAGTAGGGGTGAACGTTTATTCGCCCGCTAGCGACTCCAGAGGCGCCCGTGGGCGAATTCTAGGCCGGGGGGCCGGGCGGCGGCCGTGACACCCAAAGAAGGACGTATCGTTAAATAGGACGACACGTCTCAACGACGAAGCGTCGCTACTACTCACAGGACGTTACGGGGGGTGGCCGAAGATTCACCCGGTCTGCCGCAGGTTTCTCGATTTTGCCCGGCTGGGTCCTATTCGGTGCCGGTCCTCCCACCTGGAATGACGCGGAGCGCGCCGAGGGCGGGCGGCAAGTCGGGAGGGCGTGGGGCTCCTGGCCGGAGGTCAGTGAACCGCGCACCGCATTTCGCCTGGTACTTGCGCGGCGGGCGTCGCTGCGGATCCCTCCAGGGGCATCCGTAGGCGAGGGCGTCCAGCAGCTCCTCCAGGGTGATTTCGGCGCCGTGGAGCTGGGCGAGACGGGCCAGGCGGTAGCTGCCATGCCGTTTGCACAGGGGGCAGTCCACCCGGACGACGACATAGGGGAATTGCCAAAGCCGCTCCATGGGCCGCACGGGATAGAACAAAAGCGGAACATAGACAAGCGGAGGTCCCTTCCCGGAAGGCGAGGCGAGCGCGCCCCCCACATGGCGCCGTAGTGAGCCGGAGCCGACCACGGTCGCCAGTCGGGGCGGCCGTTGGCCTGCTGGGAGGCCGTAAGGCCCTAAGCGGGCCATGCCGGGGCTTGCGGGGGCGGCAGGCGCCCCGCTGCCCGCTGGGTGGGCTATAGCCCTTAAGCGGGCAGGGGAGGGGCGGGAGGGCACCCCTCCCGCTGGCCAGGCCATGCCCTCCCGGGGTGTGGCCTGGGCACCTCGGGCGCGACAGAGCCCTGTCACTGGCGGCGGTTGGGCTGACAGTGACAGGGCGGCTTGCAGGCGCGCGCCGCCCGGGCCTGACGGCCCGAACCCCAACGCAGCAGCCACAAGCGAGCGGACCAGGCGCCCCCCGTCAGGCAGGGCAGGACCGCGCCGGGATAAATGCCCGACGCGTGCCACACGGGCCGCGTCATCGATGACAGGTGACATCTGCGGGCAACAGCCCGCGCAACATTGGAAAGGAACCCTGACGATGCGCGAGCATCACGACACCGGCGGCCGCGAGCGCGGCGCCACCCCCTGGACAGAACCGCACGGCCCACGGGCACGGCACAGGAGAGCACATGGGTGCGAACGATGAAGAACATGACGACGAGCGAGCGAACGGCTGAAAGGACGCGGCCACGCCGCTGAGAGCATGGAAGGCTTGTAGGCAAAAGGAACGGACGAAACGGACTTAGCTGGTCTCAAGTACCCCGGCCCTTGGCGTCTTCGGACGCGCCACCTGGCACCCGCGAGCGGGACAGGTGGAGGCCATGAACACTAACCACAACGATTGTATGATGAATGGACGACCTGAGTTTTTCCCTCAAAGCCCTCACTCAGCGGGTGGCGGATGGGTCCTTTGCGACCCGCGCCAACCGGCACCGGGGCTTGCAGGCAATGGCGGGGGAGCTGCGGCAGCTGGGGTTCCGGCTCCCGGCGGCCACCTCCCTGAAGCCGAAGCATATTGAGGCCCTGGTGGGCCACTGGAAGGCCGAGGGCGTGACGGATGCCACCATACGCAACCGGCTGGGCTGGGCCAGGTGGTGGGCGGAGCAGATCAACAAGCCGGGCCTGGTGCCCGCCACGAACGAGCGGTTCGGCCTGGCCGAGCGCACCCCGTACCAGGGCAGCAAGGCCCGCAAGGCGGACGCGGCCACCCTGGCCAAGGTGAAAGACGAGCGGATCAAGCTGGCGCTCCAGCTGGAAGCGGCCTTCGGCCTGCGCCGCGAGGAGGCTCTGAAGTTCCGGCCGCAGGTCAGTGACCGGGGGCGATATCTCGCTTTGGTCCCGTCCACCACCAAGGGCGGGCGCTATCGGGAAATCCCCCTGACCCACCCCGGCAGCGCGAGCTGCTGGAGGAGGTGCGCCGCGTCGCCGGCGACGGCTCCCTGGTGCCGGTCGGCATGACGTATCGGGACTACCTGCAACGCTACAAGCACCAGACCCGGGCGGCGGGCCTGGGCCAGGCCCACGGCCTGCGCCACGGTTATGCGCAATGGCGGTACAAGGTCCTGACCGGCTGGGATTGCCCGGCCCGGGGCGGCCCCACCATCGAGCGCATGACGGCCGACCAGGAGCGCCGGGACCGGGCGGTGCGCCTGGCGATCTCCCGCGAGCTGGGCCACGGCCGCCTTGCCGTGGTGGACACCTACCTGGGCCGCCGCCGGGCGCCGAAGGAAGGGCGCGCGGCATGATCGCACCCCGCAAATCCTCCGCCATGCTCGAACGGGCGCGGCAATCCACGCAGGACGGCCGGGAACAGGCCGCGCGCGAACTGCTGGAATGGGAAAAGGTGGAGGGCGCCATTCGGGAGGCGGCGGGCAAGGGGTTTGACCACGTGAACCTGGCCCCCGCTTTGCCCATCAACATCCGCGACACGGAGACCGGCCGAACGGCCATGGAAAGACTGACCCGCCTCGGCTTTTCGGCAAGCTGGGACTCGCGACCAGGACCACACCCCGGGACGCATTTCTATGTGCTGTCCATTAGCTGGACGACCTAGCAGCGGTACGGTGACCATACCTACGGCTGAAACTCCTTGTCCTTCTTAGGCACAACTGTCTTTGCGGCCATCTGCTGGGGAGTGACGGCCGGAGTTGGGGCGGAACCTGACGTTATTGGCGCGGGCGCGGCAGGCGTGGCTTGGATACCAGGAGCCCGATTTGGTTGCGTCGCCATGTGCGGCGCTCGTTGGGCTTGCGGGGTTGGCGGTGTCGCTGATGGCGCTTTCTGCGGCAGAGGCTGCGCCACTACGTGCGGAGCGCGATGGGGTTCCGGAGGCCGGATAGATGGAGATTGAGCAGGTGCGGCAGGTTCCCGCGCCACATGAGGCGCGCGCTCTGTTGAGGGCGCCGCTGCGGCGGTTCGTTGCCGATCTAAGGAAGTGTCATAGGCCGCCTTAGCGATATTTAAACGCTTCTGCGCCTCTCGGTGATCGCGAACAGCATCAGGCAGATCTCTACGCGCCAGCCAGGAGTCCTTCCTCCTCTCAGAAGCTCCTGATTTGAAAAAATCCTTTGACATAAGGCTTCCTGGACGTCTGCCAAATTCATTTTTTCTTTCGTTATTACGTAATAAATTGTAAAATTTATCGTCACTATTATGCTTTGAAAAATTGTTCATTTTTCTTTCTGCTTCTATCGGATCTAAAAAAGATCTTTTCATCAATTGATCGTAGCTAGACTTCGCTTTATCGGCATTAACTTGAGCATTTACCAGTTCGAATCTATGCCTTCTTAGAATATCATCTTCTATAGACATCGATTTTTCCTTGTCAAAAGAGAGTAACTGCCCTATTTCTACACCATGATAGAGTGGATTGACCGTTGGTTGTATGCTTCGGGCGAAGCCATCGGCCGCTTCATCTTGCGCCTTCCGTCCTGCAACCCCATTCGACGTTGGCTGGAAGACGGTTGGGCGGAAATTGACGCTAAACGAGCCGCTTGGGACGCTGAGTGTGTCCGATATCGGGAGGAGATGCGAGCCAGCACCTATTCCCTGCTTCTGCGGGGTTTGGAGCACAACGACACCACCACTGTCCATTGACGGCTCAGGATGATGAATTCTGCGCAATGCTCCCAACTCCCGCTGCTGCTGATCTGCGTCGACCGCAGCCCAAAAATCGCTAGCCCCCTCCCTTACCATGCGATTGTATCCGGGCCGGGAGCGTGACCCGTCGATCTGGGGGTAATTGATCCGCCGCGTGCGGGTCCGGCACTTAGCCATATTGCGAGCGGCGCGCTCACGCGAAACCGGCCGGGCGCCACGCCCCTCCATCGCTCGGGCCTTCGGGCCTTCGTGAATGGTAGGTGCCCGGTCGATGCCCTGGGCTTTCAGAGTACGATGGTCGATGCGCTCTTGCCGCCCGGCGAGCTCAAGGGCGGCATTCGCGTGGCGCTCCCACGCGAGACGCAGGCGCTGGGTCGAGCCATGCTCGCTCATGCCCATTACCCGCTTGCCCGTCTCCGGATCACGGTCCCGGATGATCAGGTGACAATGGGGATTGCTCTCGTCCTTGCCCTTATCGTGATAGGCCGCCAGCCAGGGCGCTTTCCCCATTGTCACATCCTCGGCGAAGGACCGCACAAGCTGCACTCGTTGCGCAGCATTGAGCTCACGTGGAAGCGCAAGCGTGACCTTGTCGATGATGCGTGCATTCGCGCGTGACGTGTCTTCTGCCTGGCACAACCAGTCGATGACGGATGCGGGCGCAACCGGCATCCTGGCCCCCTCCAGGCGGCTCATGGCACCAGGACGAGTGACATATCGGGCGTGAGCGGCGGCGGTATATGGCTGCCGTTGAGTAGATTTGCCGACTGCGCTGTGGTGGAGGCTGTAGATGGCCACCAGCGTCATTCCCCGTCGAGTGGTCACAGGGTTTGCTACGCAAACCCATAAGTGCGCTCTACCTCTGGTTGGCACCATAAAATGCCCGCACGGTCGCCCGCAAGCCCCCAGTCTGAACGACAACTAGCACCCCCGTTGGACATCTCCGCACAGCGCCCAATGCCAAGGCCGGCCACTCATCCGGGGGACATCACGTCAACTTAGTTGCAATTCGTGAACCGTGCACTTGCACAAGCTTCTTGCGCAGGGGAATGGTGGCGATCTAGCTAGCCCGGTTGCAACGGGAGGTAGGGGCGCATGTTCAAGCTTCTTATGGGGTGCTTCCTGATCGTCGTCGGCGCGATAGTCTCGTTTATCCCGCCGTTCATTTTCGGTATCCCGATCTTGATCATGGCGGGGGGCATGATCATGACGGGCCTCGGAAAGACGACAGTTCAAGCCGCCAAAGGCGGCGCTGCGGTCGCCCGCTATGTGAAAGACCGCCGCGACGAAAAGAACGCCGGTCTTTGATCAGCGGATGAAATGTCATGGGTGATGCTGCCGTCATCATCGGCTTCATGCTCGTGCTGTTCGGCCTCGGACTGTATTTCTATGTCGGCGGTCTCGGCGGCATCATCGGATCGCTTTCGGCAAACCGCACCATCGAATCCGCCCGCCGCCGGGAACACGTGCACAGCACCGCTGCCGTGCGCGCGGACAGCCTGTCTTCCCAGCCCCCCGCTTCGGCGGGGGCTGGATTTTCACGGCCCGACATTCTTGCGGCCATCGACAAAAAATATTCCAATGACCTCACCCCCATCGAGATCCGCGTGGCGGACCTGGTGCCGGGGCTAATCTCGCGCGTCTCGCTGGAACGCATGGGCATCGCCATGGCCGACGAGCTGGCGACGTTCAAGAAGATCTACAATAACAAAGATGACGGGATGGATCGCCTGATCGGCGACACTCAGGAATCCTATCTGCGTAAGATCGCGGCCGGGGCGTTGGAAGATGCGGTGCTGACGCGCACCCTGACCGATTTCAAGGACAACGAACGCGCGGTACTCCGCCTGACCGAGATACTGCACGCCCTCGGCGAGGTGAGCGCGCGCGAGCGCATGGAAATCTTCGCCCCCATCGTGTGGAATGAGGGCAAATGCCTCGTGCGCTCCGATGTGCCGGGTTTCCGTAGCGGGGACCGACTAGAGGCACTGCGTGAACGCCTGGGAAAGCTGCTATTGGGGCATTTTGGCGAGACCGTTGCGTCAGCGGAACGCCTACAGGCGCGCTTGCGCGCGGTTTTGGCCCAGCCGGGGCGGGTCGGCGAAGGGGATCGAGCCGTGCTCGAGCGCTATTTGTTCGCCGGAGCCCGTTGGCTAGCGCCTGATTCCTCTGCCTCTTCCCTTGCGCCGCAAGGAACGAACAGCAGGACCGTGCTGCGGCTAGGCGCCTTCGAAGACGGCGGCGATCTCCTGTACGACTTGCCGCAAAGCCTCACCACCATCGGCATGCCTGGCTCGGGCAAATCGCAAACCCAGGTCGCAAGGAACCTGCTGCATTACCGGGGCGGTGCCGTGGTGGTTGACCTGAAGGGCGAACTTTTCGACATGACGGGCGGCTGGCGTCATGCGGAAGTCGGGCCGGTGCAATGTTTCGCTCCGGATCGGCCAGAGATCTCCGCCACGTTCAATCCCCTGGATTGGGTGCGCGGCGATCCGATATATGCTTGGGACGACGCCGAGCGCCTGGCCGATCTTCTGGTGGTCAAGACCAAGGAGGCAAAAGACCCTTATTGGGAGCAGCGAGGCCTTTCCCTGGTGACCACGGCATTGTCTTACACCGCAATCGCCGCTCCGCCAGAACAGCGCAATATGAGCCACGTACTCAACCAGCTGTACGCCATCTCCGAGGACGAGGACCGCCAGAAATGGGCGGCCGCCTTGGCGGAAACCGGGGTAGAACAGCTGCGTTTAGAAGCTAAAGCGTTCCGCGACATGCCGCAGAACCAGCGGGAAGGCGTGTTCGAGAATGCGCGCACACAGCTGCGGGTGTGGATTTCCCCGGCGATCAAAGCCATCAGCCACACCAGCTCCATCAATACCCTGGGCCTGCGCACCGGCGCCACGCTTTACCTGTGCGTTCGGGACGAAGATCTGGAACGCTATGCGACCGTGCTGCGGCCTCTCATCGGCCTCTCCATGCGCGATCTCATGTTCGGAGGCCCTGACCGTGAAGCGCCGGTCGTCACCTTCTTCATTGACGAGGCGCCCCGCCTCGGCCGCATGGACATCCTGGAATCCATGATCGACATCGGTCGGGGCTACGGCCTGCGAGTCTGGCTTCTGGCCCAAAATATCGGCCAGTTCCGCGAGCGCTACAAAAATGCCGATGGCATGATCGGCAATTGCATGGTGCGCTGCTACATGAATCCGGACGAGGAAGACGCGCAGCGGCTCTCCCGACTTCTCAATGAACGCGAAGGGCTTCTTGACGGACGTCGGAAGGCGCTCGTTGAGCCATGGCAACTGAGCGGTCCAGAGTATGCGGATAAGATTATTGCCTTCATTGCCAAGAATCACCCTGCTCGCTTGACCAAGGTGATGCCGCAGGATGATCTGGTGTGCTCCGGCCGCATCGGCTGGCCCCTGGGCCAGGCGGAGAAGGATGGAGTGTTGCTCACAATACTCCCCACGAGCCGGTCTCAGGCGGGGGTACAAAACTAAAAGTCCGGCCGCAAACGCCCCGAGGCGGTGGCTGTCCGCCCCCGCACTCCCGAGGATATTTGGACAGGGTTGGGGGACTTCCGTTAGGATTCCGGTGCGGTGCAGCCTGGGAAGGCGATGACCGTCAGGGTTGGGAGCCGCCCCGGGGGTCCCCCGCCGCCCGGGGCGGCTTCAGCTTCCTTGCAGGGCTGCCACCCGTTGCCGCGCCGTGCGGTAGTGCCGGTAGTCCAGCTCCATGCCGGTGAACGCGCGTCCGCACCGGCGGGCCGCCACCAAGGTCGAGCCCGAGCCGCAGAACGGATCCAGGACCAGGCCCCCGGCGGGGCACAGCGCCTCGATGAGCGGTTGCAGGACCTCCACGGGCTTTTCCGTGGGGTGATGGCGGTTGCCGGTATAGACCCACTCGCGCACGTCGCCGATGGCGGCGCCGGACAGATCGGGGGCGCCCTTGGCCAGCAGATAGGCTTGCTCGTGCTCGTGCCGCAGGTAGCGGACCGAGGAAGCATAGCCCTTGCGGAACACCAGGTGCCCGACCGGCCGGAACCCGGTGGCGCGCCAGGCGGCCATGAACGTGTCCACCTGGTGCCAGCCGTAGAAGCTGACGCACAGGCTGTCGGGTTTCAGGAGCCGGTGCATCTCGGCGAACGCGGGAGCCAGCCAGCGGGCGTTGTCGTCGTTGCGGACGGTCCGGCCGCTGCGGTCCCGGTAGCGGCACAGGTAGGGCGGATCGGTCAGGATGAAGTCCACGCTGGCCGCGGGCATCCGGCGCATGAGCCGCACGCAATCGCCGTGCCGGACGGCGCCCCCGGAGGGGGAGGCGGGGCGATCATTGCCCCGCCTCCCGGGTGTCGGTCTGGTCCCTGGGCTTGCGCTTGCGGATGACCAGGCGGCCGTCCACGGGGATGCAGCTGAGCCTGACGTTGAAGCCGTCGCCCTTTTCGTGGGACCAGGCAGCGCCGATGCGGGTCCAGTAGGCGGTTTCGCCCTCACCCTCGACCACGTAGACATCGTGGCTGGGAGGGGTTGCTTGGTTGCGTTTCATGGTGGGGATCTCCCTTTGGTTTTTCCGGCCACGCCCTTCGCGGCCGGTCGGGAGTTCCAAGCGGCGGGCAGCCGAGGCCCAAGGGGTCGTCCGACGGTCACCGGCAACACGGGAGCGCAGCGAATGGAGCGGGCGGCCGATTGACCGGCGGCGGCGCGCGCCGCATCTCCCGAACGTCCTGGCCGCGTGCGGGGCCGCGCCAAGGGAGCGGGTCTCCGGAACGCCAAGAAAATCGATCTCACGGCCAACGGGCGGGGTCCCGGGCGCAACCGCCTTCGTCCTGGACGGCATCAAAGCCCCCTGCCCTCTCGCGGCGCGGGGGGCCAACGGGTGGGGAGGCGCTTTCGTCTGGATGGCTGCGGGCGGCGTTCGGCCGCCATGGATCAGCTCCCGCGTAGCGGGGCAGCTCGCTCCTGCCTGTCGGGCTGAAAGGCGTGG
Encoded proteins:
- a CDS encoding MobA/MobL family protein, with protein sequence MPVAPASVIDWLCQAEDTSRANARIIDKVTLALPRELNAAQRVQLVRSFAEDVTMGKAPWLAAYHDKGKDESNPHCHLIIRDRDPETGKRVMGMSEHGSTQRLRLAWERHANAALELAGRQERIDHRTLKAQGIDRAPTIHEGPKARAMEGRGARPVSRERAARNMAKCRTRTRRINYPQIDGSRSRPGYNRMVREGASDFWAAVDADQQQRELGALRRIHHPEPSMDSGGVVVLQTPQKQGIGAGSHLLPISDTLSVPSGSFSVNFRPTVFQPTSNGVAGRKAQDEAADGFARSIQPTVNPLYHGVEIGQLLSFDKEKSMSIEDDILRRHRFELVNAQVNADKAKSSYDQLMKRSFLDPIEAERKMNNFSKHNSDDKFYNLLRNNERKNEFGRRPGSLMSKDFFKSGASERRKDSWLARRDLPDAVRDHREAQKRLNIAKAAYDTSLDRQRTAAAAPSTERAPHVAREPAAPAQSPSIRPPEPHRAPHVVAQPLPQKAPSATPPTPQAQRAPHMATQPNRAPGIQATPAAPAPITSGSAPTPAVTPQQMAAKTVVPKKDKEFQP
- a CDS encoding type IV secretory system conjugative DNA transfer family protein, with translation MGDAAVIIGFMLVLFGLGLYFYVGGLGGIIGSLSANRTIESARRREHVHSTAAVRADSLSSQPPASAGAGFSRPDILAAIDKKYSNDLTPIEIRVADLVPGLISRVSLERMGIAMADELATFKKIYNNKDDGMDRLIGDTQESYLRKIAAGALEDAVLTRTLTDFKDNERAVLRLTEILHALGEVSARERMEIFAPIVWNEGKCLVRSDVPGFRSGDRLEALRERLGKLLLGHFGETVASAERLQARLRAVLAQPGRVGEGDRAVLERYLFAGARWLAPDSSASSLAPQGTNSRTVLRLGAFEDGGDLLYDLPQSLTTIGMPGSGKSQTQVARNLLHYRGGAVVVDLKGELFDMTGGWRHAEVGPVQCFAPDRPEISATFNPLDWVRGDPIYAWDDAERLADLLVVKTKEAKDPYWEQRGLSLVTTALSYTAIAAPPEQRNMSHVLNQLYAISEDEDRQKWAAALAETGVEQLRLEAKAFRDMPQNQREGVFENARTQLRVWISPAIKAISHTSSINTLGLRTGATLYLCVRDEDLERYATVLRPLIGLSMRDLMFGGPDREAPVVTFFIDEAPRLGRMDILESMIDIGRGYGLRVWLLAQNIGQFRERYKNADGMIGNCMVRCYMNPDEEDAQRLSRLLNEREGLLDGRRKALVEPWQLSGPEYADKIIAFIAKNHPARLTKVMPQDDLVCSGRIGWPLGQAEKDGVLLTILPTSRSQAGVQN
- a CDS encoding DNA methyltransferase, whose translation is MRLMRRMPAASVDFILTDPPYLCRYRDRSGRTVRNDDNARWLAPAFAEMHRLLKPDSLCVSFYGWHQVDTFMAAWRATGFRPVGHLVFRKGYASSVRYLRHEHEQAYLLAKGAPDLSGAAIGDVREWVYTGNRHHPTEKPVEVLQPLIEALCPAGGLVLDPFCGSGSTLVAARRCGRAFTGMELDYRHYRTARQRVAALQGS